A stretch of Arthrobacter sp. NEB 688 DNA encodes these proteins:
- the argS gene encoding arginine--tRNA ligase, whose product MTPEQLAAAIRGALVSAVDSGDLSVTVPDEVRVERPRNREHGDWSTNIALQLAKPAGMNPRELATSLAERLRALEGVAAVDVAGPGFLNITLDAASAGELARSIVEAGTAFGHSEAEAGRVVNLEFISANPTGPLHIGHTRWAALGDAMRRLLDATGATVTAEYYINDAGAQMDKFGASVLARAAGQEPPEDGYPGEYVADRAREVLAQRPDLLELPREEALAVARDLGYVTQLEAIRRTLDRFGVRFDVWFSERTLHEGGAVEQAVERLRTQGHVFDEEGAVWLRTTDFTDDKDRVLIRANGEPTYFAADAAYYLSKKDRGFDEKVYLLGADHHGYINRLKAIAACAGDDPEHNIEVKIGQLVAIAGQRMGKRLGNAIYMDELIEWIGSDAVRYSLSRYPSDSPLSLDGEELRKQTNDNPVFYVQYAHARTANVARLAAEDGVHRADGFDASLLSDPTEAALLAALGDFPRVVAQAAHLLEPHRVARYLEELAARFHKWYDTCRVRPMNADEEVTDLHRTRLWLNDATRQVLANGLDLLGVSAPERM is encoded by the coding sequence CGCGAGCACGGGGACTGGTCGACGAACATCGCCCTCCAGCTGGCCAAGCCGGCGGGGATGAACCCGCGCGAGCTCGCGACGTCGCTCGCGGAGCGCCTGCGGGCCCTCGAGGGGGTCGCGGCCGTCGACGTCGCCGGCCCGGGCTTCCTCAACATCACCCTCGACGCCGCCTCCGCCGGCGAGCTCGCGCGCAGCATCGTCGAGGCGGGAACGGCCTTCGGGCACAGCGAGGCGGAGGCCGGGCGGGTCGTCAACCTCGAGTTCATCTCGGCGAACCCCACCGGTCCGCTCCACATCGGGCACACCCGCTGGGCGGCCCTCGGCGACGCGATGCGCCGGCTGCTGGACGCCACCGGTGCGACGGTGACGGCCGAGTACTACATCAACGACGCGGGCGCCCAGATGGACAAGTTCGGGGCCTCGGTGCTGGCCCGGGCCGCCGGCCAGGAGCCCCCGGAGGACGGCTACCCCGGCGAGTACGTCGCCGACCGGGCCCGCGAGGTCCTCGCGCAGCGCCCGGACCTGCTCGAGCTCCCGCGCGAGGAGGCCCTGGCCGTGGCGCGCGACCTCGGGTACGTGACGCAGCTCGAGGCGATCCGCCGGACCCTCGACCGGTTCGGGGTCCGCTTCGACGTGTGGTTCTCCGAGCGCACGCTCCACGAGGGCGGCGCGGTCGAGCAGGCCGTGGAGCGGCTGCGGACGCAGGGCCACGTCTTCGACGAGGAGGGCGCGGTGTGGCTGCGCACCACCGACTTCACCGACGACAAGGACCGCGTGCTCATCCGGGCCAACGGGGAGCCCACCTACTTCGCCGCCGACGCCGCCTACTACCTGAGCAAGAAGGACCGCGGCTTCGACGAGAAGGTGTACCTCCTCGGCGCCGACCACCACGGCTACATCAACCGGCTCAAGGCCATCGCGGCCTGCGCCGGCGACGACCCCGAGCACAACATCGAGGTCAAGATCGGCCAGCTCGTCGCCATCGCGGGGCAGCGGATGGGCAAGCGGCTGGGCAACGCCATCTACATGGACGAGCTCATCGAGTGGATCGGCTCCGACGCCGTGCGCTACTCGTTGTCGCGCTACCCCTCCGACAGCCCGCTCTCGCTCGACGGCGAGGAGCTGCGCAAGCAGACGAACGACAACCCGGTCTTCTACGTGCAGTACGCCCACGCCCGGACGGCCAACGTCGCCCGCCTCGCGGCCGAGGACGGCGTGCACCGCGCCGACGGCTTCGACGCCTCGCTGCTGTCCGACCCCACCGAGGCGGCGCTGCTGGCCGCCCTCGGCGACTTCCCGCGCGTCGTCGCGCAGGCCGCCCACCTGCTCGAGCCCCACCGGGTCGCGCGTTACCTCGAGGAGCTCGCCGCGCGCTTCCACAAGTGGTACGACACCTGCCGCGTGCGCCCGATGAACGCCGACGAGGAGGTCACCGACCTCCACCGGACCCGCCTGTGGCTCAACGACGCCACCCGCCAGGTGCTCGCCAACGGTCTCGACCTGCTCGGCGTCTCGGCGCCCGAGCGCATGTGA